The following coding sequences lie in one Chelonia mydas isolate rCheMyd1 chromosome 6, rCheMyd1.pri.v2, whole genome shotgun sequence genomic window:
- the PATL1 gene encoding protein PAT1 homolog 1 isoform X2 yields MFRYQSLEECPLDEDEDAFQTLGEEDEDIDQFNDDTFGAGAIDDDWQEAHERLAELEDKPATARELEDGAVSDEMDLLGHHEENLAERLSKLVIENELEDPAIMQAVQTQPPMQQPGGLNSSIWDGSAVLRRIRGPLLTQEVPSVSVLEYALPQRPPQGQEDERDLSERALPRRSSSPVIGSPPVRAVPIGTPPKQATVPNFNQQILCPKPVHIRAPMQQRYPSPYSERMSPNQLCSVPNSSLLGHPFPPSVTPVFTHLQRAQLLGGAQAGRMSPSQFARVSGLVGSPLTSMNPKLLQGRVGQMMSPASGFRAFFGAPPPPAPPPSQQQHPPCPGSHLQNLRPHPQMFRPDTTHLHPQHRRLLHQRQQQNRNQHRSLNGSAGDRVGHRSSHQEQLRKDPYANLMLQREKDWVSKIQMMQLQSTDPYLDDFYYQNYFQKLEKVSAAEEMHGDGPKKERTKLITPQVAKLEHAYKPVQFEGSLGKLTVSSVNNPRKMIDAVVTSRSEDDETKEKQVRDKRRQTLVTIEKTYSLLLDVEDYERRYLLSLEGERPALMEERKQKICDMYDNLRGKMPGQERPSDDHFVQIMCIRKGKRMVARILPFLSTEQAADILMATARNLPFLIKKDAQDEVLLCLLRPFSLILYHLPSGTVTSLLQQLANLPQSATAPAPANLHLAAVLQNKFGLSLLYLVLSRGEELQNSSAATELMQDNQWTELMFMATRELLRIPEAALAKPVSTPSNLLSLFSRYVDQQKLNVLETKLQLVQGIR; encoded by the exons ATGTTCCGCTACCAG TCCCTGGAGGAGTGTCCTCTGGATGAAGATGAAGATGCCTTTCAGACCCTGGGCGAGGAGGATGAAGATATCGACCAGTTCAATGATGACACGTTCGGAGCCGGTGCTATTG ATGACGACTGGCAGGAGGCACATGAGCGGCTCGCAGAACTGGAAGACAAGCCTGCGACAGCTAGAGAGCTGGAAGATGGGGCGGTCAGTGATGAGATGGACCTGCTGGGGCACCATGAGGAGAACCTGGCAGAGAGGCTGAGCAAGCTGGTCATCGAGAACGAGCTGGAAGATCCAGCCATCATGCAGGCTGTGCAAACCCAGCCTCCAATGCAG CAGCCAGGAGGCCTCAACTCCAGCATCTGGGATGGATCTGCAGTTCTGAGGCGCATCCGAGGACCGCTTCTCACTCAG GAGGTGCCCTCGGTGTCTGTGCTGGAATATGCTCTGCCTCAGAGACCACCACAGGGCCAGGAGGATGAGCGGGACCTCTCGGAGCGGGCACTGCCCAGGCGCTCGTCCTCCCCAGTCATTGGGAGCCCCCCTGTCAGGGCTGTCCCCATCGGCACCCCACCAAAGCAGGCCACCGTGCCCAACTTCAACCAGCAG ATCCTGTGTCCAAAGCCTGTTCACATCCGGGCCCCGATGCAACAGCGTTATCCTTCCCCCTACAGCGAGAGGATGTCCCCAAACCAGCTCTGCAGTGTCCCG AATTCCTCCCTGCTGGGCCACCCGTTCCCTCCCAGCGTCACTCCCGTTTTCACCCACCTTCAGAGAGCGCAGCTTCTAGGAGGAGCACAG GCTGGACGAATGTCTCCCAGCCAGTTTGCTCGTGTCTCTGGACTCGTTGGCAGCCCCCTCACATCCATGAACCCCAAGTTGCTTCAAGGCAGAGTTGGGCAGATGATGTCTCCAGCCAGTGGGTTCCGTGCCTTTTTTGGAGCGCCACCGCCTCCCGCGccacccccatcccagcagcagcaccccccaTGTCCTGGGTCCCACTTGCAGAACCTAAG gcctcaccctcagatgttcagACCAGATACAACTCACCTTCACCCGCAGCATCGGCGGCTCTTAcatcagagacagcagcagaacaGGAA CCAGCACCGTAGTCTGAATGGCTCGGCGGGGGACCGAGTGGGCCACCGGAGCAGCCATCAGGAGCAGCTGCGGAAGGACCCCTATGCTAATCTCATGTTGCAGCGGGAAAAGGACTGGGTATCAAAGATCCAGATGATGCAGTTGCAAAGCACTGACCCTTACCTGGATGACTTCTACTATCAG AATTACTTCCAGAAGCTGGAGAAAGTGTCAGCGGCAGAGGAGATGCACGGCGATGGCCCCAAGAAAGAACGTACTAAACTCATCACACCCCAGGTGGCCAAGTTAGAGCATGCCTACAAGCCAG TGCAGTTTGAGGGCTCGCTGGGGAAACTCACAGTCTCCAGTGTAAATAACCCCCGGAAAATGATTGACGCGGTGGTGACCTCCCGCAGTGAGGACGAT GAGACGAAGGAGAAGCAGGTTCGAGACAAGAGACGTCAGACCCTCGTCACCATTGAGAAG ACATACAGCCTCCTCCTGGATGTGGAAGACTATGAGAGGCGCTACCTCCTGAGCCTGGAGGGGGAGCGGCCAGCCCTGATGGAGGAGAGAAAGCAGAAGATCTGTGACATGTATGACAATCTGAGGGGGAAAATGCCCGGCCAAGAGAG GCCGAGTGACGACCACTTTGTGCAAATCATGTGTATCCGGAAAGGGAAGCGTATGGTTGCCCGGATCCTGCCCTTTCTGTCCACGGAGCAAGCGGCTGACATACTCATGGCAACAGCCAGAAACCTGCCCTTCCTGATCAAGAAGGATGCTCAGGATGAG GTGCTGCTGTGCCTGTTGAGGCCATTCTCTCTCATTCTCTATCATCTTCCGTCGGGGACGGTCACCAGCCTTCTGCAGCAGCTAGCGAACCTACCTCAGAGCGCCACGGCGCCAGCACCTGCCAACCTGCACCTCGCAGCTGTGCTCCAGAACAAG TTTGGCCTGTCCCTGCTGTACTTGGTCCTGAGTCGTGGGGAGGAATTGCAGAATTCCAGTGCTGCTACGGAGCTAATGCAGGACAACCAGTG
- the PATL1 gene encoding protein PAT1 homolog 1 isoform X7: protein MFRYQSLEECPLDEDEDAFQTLGEEDEDIDQFNDDTFGAGAIDDDWQEAHERLAELEDKPATARELEDGAVSDEMDLLGHHEENLAERLSKLVIENELEDPAIMQAVQTQPPMQPGGLNSSIWDGSAVLRRIRGPLLTQEVPSVSVLEYALPQRPPQGQEDERDLSERALPRRSSSPVIGSPPVRAVPIGTPPKQATVPNFNQQILCPKPVHIRAPMQQRYPSPYSERMSPNQLCSVPAGRMSPSQFARVSGLVGSPLTSMNPKLLQGRVGQMMSPASGFRAFFGAPPPPAPPPSQQQHPPCPGSHLQNLRPHPQMFRPDTTHLHPQHRRLLHQRQQQNRNQHRSLNGSAGDRVGHRSSHQEQLRKDPYANLMLQREKDWVSKIQMMQLQSTDPYLDDFYYQNYFQKLEKVSAAEEMHGDGPKKERTKLITPQVAKLEHAYKPVQFEGSLGKLTVSSVNNPRKMIDAVVTSRSEDDETKEKQVRDKRRQTLVTIEKTYSLLLDVEDYERRYLLSLEGERPALMEERKQKICDMYDNLRGKMPGQERPSDDHFVQIMCIRKGKRMVARILPFLSTEQAADILMATARNLPFLIKKDAQDEVLLCLLRPFSLILYHLPSGTVTSLLQQLANLPQSATAPAPANLHLAAVLQNKFGLSLLYLVLSRGEELQNSSAATELMQDNQWTELMFMATRELLRIPEAALAKPVSTPSNLLSLFSRYVDQQKLNVLETKLQLVQGIR from the exons ATGTTCCGCTACCAG TCCCTGGAGGAGTGTCCTCTGGATGAAGATGAAGATGCCTTTCAGACCCTGGGCGAGGAGGATGAAGATATCGACCAGTTCAATGATGACACGTTCGGAGCCGGTGCTATTG ATGACGACTGGCAGGAGGCACATGAGCGGCTCGCAGAACTGGAAGACAAGCCTGCGACAGCTAGAGAGCTGGAAGATGGGGCGGTCAGTGATGAGATGGACCTGCTGGGGCACCATGAGGAGAACCTGGCAGAGAGGCTGAGCAAGCTGGTCATCGAGAACGAGCTGGAAGATCCAGCCATCATGCAGGCTGTGCAAACCCAGCCTCCAATGCAG CCAGGAGGCCTCAACTCCAGCATCTGGGATGGATCTGCAGTTCTGAGGCGCATCCGAGGACCGCTTCTCACTCAG GAGGTGCCCTCGGTGTCTGTGCTGGAATATGCTCTGCCTCAGAGACCACCACAGGGCCAGGAGGATGAGCGGGACCTCTCGGAGCGGGCACTGCCCAGGCGCTCGTCCTCCCCAGTCATTGGGAGCCCCCCTGTCAGGGCTGTCCCCATCGGCACCCCACCAAAGCAGGCCACCGTGCCCAACTTCAACCAGCAG ATCCTGTGTCCAAAGCCTGTTCACATCCGGGCCCCGATGCAACAGCGTTATCCTTCCCCCTACAGCGAGAGGATGTCCCCAAACCAGCTCTGCAGTGTCCCG GCTGGACGAATGTCTCCCAGCCAGTTTGCTCGTGTCTCTGGACTCGTTGGCAGCCCCCTCACATCCATGAACCCCAAGTTGCTTCAAGGCAGAGTTGGGCAGATGATGTCTCCAGCCAGTGGGTTCCGTGCCTTTTTTGGAGCGCCACCGCCTCCCGCGccacccccatcccagcagcagcaccccccaTGTCCTGGGTCCCACTTGCAGAACCTAAG gcctcaccctcagatgttcagACCAGATACAACTCACCTTCACCCGCAGCATCGGCGGCTCTTAcatcagagacagcagcagaacaGGAA CCAGCACCGTAGTCTGAATGGCTCGGCGGGGGACCGAGTGGGCCACCGGAGCAGCCATCAGGAGCAGCTGCGGAAGGACCCCTATGCTAATCTCATGTTGCAGCGGGAAAAGGACTGGGTATCAAAGATCCAGATGATGCAGTTGCAAAGCACTGACCCTTACCTGGATGACTTCTACTATCAG AATTACTTCCAGAAGCTGGAGAAAGTGTCAGCGGCAGAGGAGATGCACGGCGATGGCCCCAAGAAAGAACGTACTAAACTCATCACACCCCAGGTGGCCAAGTTAGAGCATGCCTACAAGCCAG TGCAGTTTGAGGGCTCGCTGGGGAAACTCACAGTCTCCAGTGTAAATAACCCCCGGAAAATGATTGACGCGGTGGTGACCTCCCGCAGTGAGGACGAT GAGACGAAGGAGAAGCAGGTTCGAGACAAGAGACGTCAGACCCTCGTCACCATTGAGAAG ACATACAGCCTCCTCCTGGATGTGGAAGACTATGAGAGGCGCTACCTCCTGAGCCTGGAGGGGGAGCGGCCAGCCCTGATGGAGGAGAGAAAGCAGAAGATCTGTGACATGTATGACAATCTGAGGGGGAAAATGCCCGGCCAAGAGAG GCCGAGTGACGACCACTTTGTGCAAATCATGTGTATCCGGAAAGGGAAGCGTATGGTTGCCCGGATCCTGCCCTTTCTGTCCACGGAGCAAGCGGCTGACATACTCATGGCAACAGCCAGAAACCTGCCCTTCCTGATCAAGAAGGATGCTCAGGATGAG GTGCTGCTGTGCCTGTTGAGGCCATTCTCTCTCATTCTCTATCATCTTCCGTCGGGGACGGTCACCAGCCTTCTGCAGCAGCTAGCGAACCTACCTCAGAGCGCCACGGCGCCAGCACCTGCCAACCTGCACCTCGCAGCTGTGCTCCAGAACAAG TTTGGCCTGTCCCTGCTGTACTTGGTCCTGAGTCGTGGGGAGGAATTGCAGAATTCCAGTGCTGCTACGGAGCTAATGCAGGACAACCAGTG
- the PATL1 gene encoding protein PAT1 homolog 1 isoform X4, producing MFRYQSLEECPLDEDEDAFQTLGEEDEDIDQFNDDTFGAGAIDDDWQEAHERLAELEDKPATARELEDGAVSDEMDLLGHHEENLAERLSKLVIENELEDPAIMQAVQTQPPMQPGGLNSSIWDGSAVLRRIRGPLLTQEVPSVSVLEYALPQRPPQGQEDERDLSERALPRRSSSPVIGSPPVRAVPIGTPPKQATVPNFNQQILCPKPVHIRAPMQQRYPSPYSERMSPNQLCSVPNSSLLGHPFPPSVTPVFTHLQRAQLLGGAQAGRMSPSQFARVSGLVGSPLTSMNPKLLQGRVGQMMSPASGFRAFFGAPPPPAPPPSQQQHPPCPGSHLQNLRPHPQMFRPDTTHLHPQHRRLLHQRQQQNRNQHRSLNGSAGDRVGHRSSHQEQLRKDPYANLMLQREKDWVSKIQMMQLQSTDPYLDDFYYQNYFQKLEKVSAAEEMHGDGPKKERTKLITPQVAKLEHAYKPVQFEGSLGKLTVSSVNNPRKMIDAVVTSRSEDDETKEKQVRDKRRQTLVTIEKTYSLLLDVEDYERRYLLSLEGERPALMEERKQKICDMYDNLRGKMPGQERPSDDHFVQIMCIRKGKRMVARILPFLSTEQAADILMATARNLPFLIKKDAQDEVLLCLLRPFSLILYHLPSGTVTSLLQQLANLPQSATAPAPANLHLAAVLQNKFGLSLLYLVLSRGEELQNSSAATELMQDNQWTELMFMATRELLRIPEAALAKPVSTPSNLLSLFSRYVDQQKLNVLETKLQLVQGIR from the exons ATGTTCCGCTACCAG TCCCTGGAGGAGTGTCCTCTGGATGAAGATGAAGATGCCTTTCAGACCCTGGGCGAGGAGGATGAAGATATCGACCAGTTCAATGATGACACGTTCGGAGCCGGTGCTATTG ATGACGACTGGCAGGAGGCACATGAGCGGCTCGCAGAACTGGAAGACAAGCCTGCGACAGCTAGAGAGCTGGAAGATGGGGCGGTCAGTGATGAGATGGACCTGCTGGGGCACCATGAGGAGAACCTGGCAGAGAGGCTGAGCAAGCTGGTCATCGAGAACGAGCTGGAAGATCCAGCCATCATGCAGGCTGTGCAAACCCAGCCTCCAATGCAG CCAGGAGGCCTCAACTCCAGCATCTGGGATGGATCTGCAGTTCTGAGGCGCATCCGAGGACCGCTTCTCACTCAG GAGGTGCCCTCGGTGTCTGTGCTGGAATATGCTCTGCCTCAGAGACCACCACAGGGCCAGGAGGATGAGCGGGACCTCTCGGAGCGGGCACTGCCCAGGCGCTCGTCCTCCCCAGTCATTGGGAGCCCCCCTGTCAGGGCTGTCCCCATCGGCACCCCACCAAAGCAGGCCACCGTGCCCAACTTCAACCAGCAG ATCCTGTGTCCAAAGCCTGTTCACATCCGGGCCCCGATGCAACAGCGTTATCCTTCCCCCTACAGCGAGAGGATGTCCCCAAACCAGCTCTGCAGTGTCCCG AATTCCTCCCTGCTGGGCCACCCGTTCCCTCCCAGCGTCACTCCCGTTTTCACCCACCTTCAGAGAGCGCAGCTTCTAGGAGGAGCACAG GCTGGACGAATGTCTCCCAGCCAGTTTGCTCGTGTCTCTGGACTCGTTGGCAGCCCCCTCACATCCATGAACCCCAAGTTGCTTCAAGGCAGAGTTGGGCAGATGATGTCTCCAGCCAGTGGGTTCCGTGCCTTTTTTGGAGCGCCACCGCCTCCCGCGccacccccatcccagcagcagcaccccccaTGTCCTGGGTCCCACTTGCAGAACCTAAG gcctcaccctcagatgttcagACCAGATACAACTCACCTTCACCCGCAGCATCGGCGGCTCTTAcatcagagacagcagcagaacaGGAA CCAGCACCGTAGTCTGAATGGCTCGGCGGGGGACCGAGTGGGCCACCGGAGCAGCCATCAGGAGCAGCTGCGGAAGGACCCCTATGCTAATCTCATGTTGCAGCGGGAAAAGGACTGGGTATCAAAGATCCAGATGATGCAGTTGCAAAGCACTGACCCTTACCTGGATGACTTCTACTATCAG AATTACTTCCAGAAGCTGGAGAAAGTGTCAGCGGCAGAGGAGATGCACGGCGATGGCCCCAAGAAAGAACGTACTAAACTCATCACACCCCAGGTGGCCAAGTTAGAGCATGCCTACAAGCCAG TGCAGTTTGAGGGCTCGCTGGGGAAACTCACAGTCTCCAGTGTAAATAACCCCCGGAAAATGATTGACGCGGTGGTGACCTCCCGCAGTGAGGACGAT GAGACGAAGGAGAAGCAGGTTCGAGACAAGAGACGTCAGACCCTCGTCACCATTGAGAAG ACATACAGCCTCCTCCTGGATGTGGAAGACTATGAGAGGCGCTACCTCCTGAGCCTGGAGGGGGAGCGGCCAGCCCTGATGGAGGAGAGAAAGCAGAAGATCTGTGACATGTATGACAATCTGAGGGGGAAAATGCCCGGCCAAGAGAG GCCGAGTGACGACCACTTTGTGCAAATCATGTGTATCCGGAAAGGGAAGCGTATGGTTGCCCGGATCCTGCCCTTTCTGTCCACGGAGCAAGCGGCTGACATACTCATGGCAACAGCCAGAAACCTGCCCTTCCTGATCAAGAAGGATGCTCAGGATGAG GTGCTGCTGTGCCTGTTGAGGCCATTCTCTCTCATTCTCTATCATCTTCCGTCGGGGACGGTCACCAGCCTTCTGCAGCAGCTAGCGAACCTACCTCAGAGCGCCACGGCGCCAGCACCTGCCAACCTGCACCTCGCAGCTGTGCTCCAGAACAAG TTTGGCCTGTCCCTGCTGTACTTGGTCCTGAGTCGTGGGGAGGAATTGCAGAATTCCAGTGCTGCTACGGAGCTAATGCAGGACAACCAGTG
- the PATL1 gene encoding protein PAT1 homolog 1 isoform X3, with the protein MFRYQSLEECPLDEDEDAFQTLGEEDEDIDQFNDDTFGAGAIDDDWQEAHERLAELEDKPATARELEDGAVSDEMDLLGHHEENLAERLSKLVIENELEDPAIMQAVQTQPPMQPGGLNSSIWDGSAVLRRIRGPLLTQEVPSVSVLEYALPQRPPQGQEDERDLSERALPRRSSSPVIGSPPVRAVPIGTPPKQATVPNFNQQILCPKPVHIRAPMQQRYPSPYSERMSPNQLCSVPNSSLLGHPFPPSVTPVFTHLQRAQLLGGAQAGRMSPSQFARVSGLVGSPLTSMNPKLLQGRVGQMMSPASGFRAFFGAPPPPAPPPSQQQHPPCPGSHLQNLRPHPQMFRPDTTHLHPQHRRLLHQRQQQNRNQHRSLNGSAGDRVGHRSSHQEQLRKDPYANLMLQREKDWVSKIQMMQLQSTDPYLDDFYYQNYFQKLEKVSAAEEMHGDGPKKERTKLITPQVAKLEHAYKPVQFEGSLGKLTVSSVNNPRKMIDAVVTSRSEDDETKEKQVRDKRRQTLVTIEKTYSLLLDVEDYERRYLLSLEGERPALMEERKQKICDMYDNLRGKMPGQESRPSDDHFVQIMCIRKGKRMVARILPFLSTEQAADILMATARNLPFLIKKDAQDEVLLCLLRPFSLILYHLPSGTVTSLLQQLANLPQSATAPAPANLHLAAVLQNKFGLSLLYLVLSRGEELQNSSAATELMQDNQWTELMFMATRELLRIPEAALAKPVSTPSNLLSLFSRYVDQQKLNVLETKLQLVQGIR; encoded by the exons ATGTTCCGCTACCAG TCCCTGGAGGAGTGTCCTCTGGATGAAGATGAAGATGCCTTTCAGACCCTGGGCGAGGAGGATGAAGATATCGACCAGTTCAATGATGACACGTTCGGAGCCGGTGCTATTG ATGACGACTGGCAGGAGGCACATGAGCGGCTCGCAGAACTGGAAGACAAGCCTGCGACAGCTAGAGAGCTGGAAGATGGGGCGGTCAGTGATGAGATGGACCTGCTGGGGCACCATGAGGAGAACCTGGCAGAGAGGCTGAGCAAGCTGGTCATCGAGAACGAGCTGGAAGATCCAGCCATCATGCAGGCTGTGCAAACCCAGCCTCCAATGCAG CCAGGAGGCCTCAACTCCAGCATCTGGGATGGATCTGCAGTTCTGAGGCGCATCCGAGGACCGCTTCTCACTCAG GAGGTGCCCTCGGTGTCTGTGCTGGAATATGCTCTGCCTCAGAGACCACCACAGGGCCAGGAGGATGAGCGGGACCTCTCGGAGCGGGCACTGCCCAGGCGCTCGTCCTCCCCAGTCATTGGGAGCCCCCCTGTCAGGGCTGTCCCCATCGGCACCCCACCAAAGCAGGCCACCGTGCCCAACTTCAACCAGCAG ATCCTGTGTCCAAAGCCTGTTCACATCCGGGCCCCGATGCAACAGCGTTATCCTTCCCCCTACAGCGAGAGGATGTCCCCAAACCAGCTCTGCAGTGTCCCG AATTCCTCCCTGCTGGGCCACCCGTTCCCTCCCAGCGTCACTCCCGTTTTCACCCACCTTCAGAGAGCGCAGCTTCTAGGAGGAGCACAG GCTGGACGAATGTCTCCCAGCCAGTTTGCTCGTGTCTCTGGACTCGTTGGCAGCCCCCTCACATCCATGAACCCCAAGTTGCTTCAAGGCAGAGTTGGGCAGATGATGTCTCCAGCCAGTGGGTTCCGTGCCTTTTTTGGAGCGCCACCGCCTCCCGCGccacccccatcccagcagcagcaccccccaTGTCCTGGGTCCCACTTGCAGAACCTAAG gcctcaccctcagatgttcagACCAGATACAACTCACCTTCACCCGCAGCATCGGCGGCTCTTAcatcagagacagcagcagaacaGGAA CCAGCACCGTAGTCTGAATGGCTCGGCGGGGGACCGAGTGGGCCACCGGAGCAGCCATCAGGAGCAGCTGCGGAAGGACCCCTATGCTAATCTCATGTTGCAGCGGGAAAAGGACTGGGTATCAAAGATCCAGATGATGCAGTTGCAAAGCACTGACCCTTACCTGGATGACTTCTACTATCAG AATTACTTCCAGAAGCTGGAGAAAGTGTCAGCGGCAGAGGAGATGCACGGCGATGGCCCCAAGAAAGAACGTACTAAACTCATCACACCCCAGGTGGCCAAGTTAGAGCATGCCTACAAGCCAG TGCAGTTTGAGGGCTCGCTGGGGAAACTCACAGTCTCCAGTGTAAATAACCCCCGGAAAATGATTGACGCGGTGGTGACCTCCCGCAGTGAGGACGAT GAGACGAAGGAGAAGCAGGTTCGAGACAAGAGACGTCAGACCCTCGTCACCATTGAGAAG ACATACAGCCTCCTCCTGGATGTGGAAGACTATGAGAGGCGCTACCTCCTGAGCCTGGAGGGGGAGCGGCCAGCCCTGATGGAGGAGAGAAAGCAGAAGATCTGTGACATGTATGACAATCTGAGGGGGAAAATGCCCGGCCAAGAGAG CAGGCCGAGTGACGACCACTTTGTGCAAATCATGTGTATCCGGAAAGGGAAGCGTATGGTTGCCCGGATCCTGCCCTTTCTGTCCACGGAGCAAGCGGCTGACATACTCATGGCAACAGCCAGAAACCTGCCCTTCCTGATCAAGAAGGATGCTCAGGATGAG GTGCTGCTGTGCCTGTTGAGGCCATTCTCTCTCATTCTCTATCATCTTCCGTCGGGGACGGTCACCAGCCTTCTGCAGCAGCTAGCGAACCTACCTCAGAGCGCCACGGCGCCAGCACCTGCCAACCTGCACCTCGCAGCTGTGCTCCAGAACAAG TTTGGCCTGTCCCTGCTGTACTTGGTCCTGAGTCGTGGGGAGGAATTGCAGAATTCCAGTGCTGCTACGGAGCTAATGCAGGACAACCAGTG
- the PATL1 gene encoding protein PAT1 homolog 1 isoform X11, whose product MFRYQSLEECPLDEDEDAFQTLGEEDEDIDQFNDDTFGAGAIDDDWQEAHERLAELEDKPATARELEDGAVSDEMDLLGHHEENLAERLSKLVIENELEDPAIMQAVQTQPPMQQPGGLNSSIWDGSAVLRRIRGPLLTQILCPKPVHIRAPMQQRYPSPYSERMSPNQLCSVPAGRMSPSQFARVSGLVGSPLTSMNPKLLQGRVGQMMSPASGFRAFFGAPPPPAPPPSQQQHPPCPGSHLQNLRPHPQMFRPDTTHLHPQHRRLLHQRQQQNRNQHRSLNGSAGDRVGHRSSHQEQLRKDPYANLMLQREKDWVSKIQMMQLQSTDPYLDDFYYQNYFQKLEKVSAAEEMHGDGPKKERTKLITPQVAKLEHAYKPVQFEGSLGKLTVSSVNNPRKMIDAVVTSRSEDDETKEKQVRDKRRQTLVTIEKTYSLLLDVEDYERRYLLSLEGERPALMEERKQKICDMYDNLRGKMPGQERPSDDHFVQIMCIRKGKRMVARILPFLSTEQAADILMATARNLPFLIKKDAQDEVLLCLLRPFSLILYHLPSGTVTSLLQQLANLPQSATAPAPANLHLAAVLQNKFGLSLLYLVLSRGEELQNSSAATELMQDNQWTELMFMATRELLRIPEAALAKPVSTPSNLLSLFSRYVDQQKLNVLETKLQLVQGIR is encoded by the exons ATGTTCCGCTACCAG TCCCTGGAGGAGTGTCCTCTGGATGAAGATGAAGATGCCTTTCAGACCCTGGGCGAGGAGGATGAAGATATCGACCAGTTCAATGATGACACGTTCGGAGCCGGTGCTATTG ATGACGACTGGCAGGAGGCACATGAGCGGCTCGCAGAACTGGAAGACAAGCCTGCGACAGCTAGAGAGCTGGAAGATGGGGCGGTCAGTGATGAGATGGACCTGCTGGGGCACCATGAGGAGAACCTGGCAGAGAGGCTGAGCAAGCTGGTCATCGAGAACGAGCTGGAAGATCCAGCCATCATGCAGGCTGTGCAAACCCAGCCTCCAATGCAG CAGCCAGGAGGCCTCAACTCCAGCATCTGGGATGGATCTGCAGTTCTGAGGCGCATCCGAGGACCGCTTCTCACTCAG ATCCTGTGTCCAAAGCCTGTTCACATCCGGGCCCCGATGCAACAGCGTTATCCTTCCCCCTACAGCGAGAGGATGTCCCCAAACCAGCTCTGCAGTGTCCCG GCTGGACGAATGTCTCCCAGCCAGTTTGCTCGTGTCTCTGGACTCGTTGGCAGCCCCCTCACATCCATGAACCCCAAGTTGCTTCAAGGCAGAGTTGGGCAGATGATGTCTCCAGCCAGTGGGTTCCGTGCCTTTTTTGGAGCGCCACCGCCTCCCGCGccacccccatcccagcagcagcaccccccaTGTCCTGGGTCCCACTTGCAGAACCTAAG gcctcaccctcagatgttcagACCAGATACAACTCACCTTCACCCGCAGCATCGGCGGCTCTTAcatcagagacagcagcagaacaGGAA CCAGCACCGTAGTCTGAATGGCTCGGCGGGGGACCGAGTGGGCCACCGGAGCAGCCATCAGGAGCAGCTGCGGAAGGACCCCTATGCTAATCTCATGTTGCAGCGGGAAAAGGACTGGGTATCAAAGATCCAGATGATGCAGTTGCAAAGCACTGACCCTTACCTGGATGACTTCTACTATCAG AATTACTTCCAGAAGCTGGAGAAAGTGTCAGCGGCAGAGGAGATGCACGGCGATGGCCCCAAGAAAGAACGTACTAAACTCATCACACCCCAGGTGGCCAAGTTAGAGCATGCCTACAAGCCAG TGCAGTTTGAGGGCTCGCTGGGGAAACTCACAGTCTCCAGTGTAAATAACCCCCGGAAAATGATTGACGCGGTGGTGACCTCCCGCAGTGAGGACGAT GAGACGAAGGAGAAGCAGGTTCGAGACAAGAGACGTCAGACCCTCGTCACCATTGAGAAG ACATACAGCCTCCTCCTGGATGTGGAAGACTATGAGAGGCGCTACCTCCTGAGCCTGGAGGGGGAGCGGCCAGCCCTGATGGAGGAGAGAAAGCAGAAGATCTGTGACATGTATGACAATCTGAGGGGGAAAATGCCCGGCCAAGAGAG GCCGAGTGACGACCACTTTGTGCAAATCATGTGTATCCGGAAAGGGAAGCGTATGGTTGCCCGGATCCTGCCCTTTCTGTCCACGGAGCAAGCGGCTGACATACTCATGGCAACAGCCAGAAACCTGCCCTTCCTGATCAAGAAGGATGCTCAGGATGAG GTGCTGCTGTGCCTGTTGAGGCCATTCTCTCTCATTCTCTATCATCTTCCGTCGGGGACGGTCACCAGCCTTCTGCAGCAGCTAGCGAACCTACCTCAGAGCGCCACGGCGCCAGCACCTGCCAACCTGCACCTCGCAGCTGTGCTCCAGAACAAG TTTGGCCTGTCCCTGCTGTACTTGGTCCTGAGTCGTGGGGAGGAATTGCAGAATTCCAGTGCTGCTACGGAGCTAATGCAGGACAACCAGTG